A part of Chloroflexota bacterium genomic DNA contains:
- a CDS encoding glycosyltransferase family 39 protein, whose amino-acid sequence MMTSNTKINAWLDRPVFSFWPRFTIYHLIVALILITTVLSRFIMLGDRTMSHDETNHVVPAYDFYQGNGYLYDPVTHGPLQFHLLALSYTLFSDSDFSARVPDAVFGIAVVVFAIFAFKRYIGRLGGLIAGFLFTISPYISYYSRYTRNEIYIVFWGMALLWGILRYLELGKKRTLIFITIITALHFTDKATSYIFTAELLIFLALVFVIRLLSKAWKKDLFKLLFIIAVGLTIVFGLLAFGFGYTALSNTTDTDSDIGVLLNAISLTTRIEIGVFGVLAIVSLVGAGIFLVKGLGWKGIRDERTFDLLILQGTFVLPLLAALPMAIIGLNPLDYSNPGILNALMFLVPLFIISVLIGIWWNGKIWLINTGIFWAIFILFYTTLFTQGVGFAKGLMGALGYWLAQQGVTRGGQPKYYYALIQIPIYEFLPAFGTIMAAIMGASLSIKSLLKGKKDQEADSEPLEFETEVEEPVISEEPFPTKEEKRQSRLVDNEGEERKPPVLALLLYWSVMSLLAFSFAGERMPWLTTHITMPMILASGWSFSHLLESFEWDKFKRYRGWLVLLAGTVFLLTLFQTFGSLLGATPPFQGNTLTELQATSTFLMASVGMIASAVGLGFLLKDWKFNQLAKLGLIIFVGILSIITIRTAYRANFILYNTAEEYLVYAHSTADPKEALAQIDEISNRLTGGKNLEVAYDNDLLYPYWWYFRDWPNKRYYAETPTKDLRNAPIILVGSDNYGKIEAVVQDNYVQYDYFRLWWPMQDYYNLTVKRVWNAFTDPQMRSALWQIWLNRDYTEYAALKGSTSLTPETWQPSAGFRMYIRKDVVSEIWEYGAAPVTLEPSVDPYEAGTITLDAGMIITGNADYALDTPRDIAFAEDGTFYVTDSANNQILHLDQEGNLIDSWGSFGASDFNLNIAAPAGTFSEPWGIAVGPDGSVYVADTWNHRIQKFTADGEFITMWGDFGAAETLYSFWGPRGVAVDDEGRVFITDTGNKRVVIFDSNGNALTSFGGAGLEVGQFDEPVGIDVDDQGRVYIADTWNDRIQVMIPDGDSLTYSTNIEWEIEGWYGDSLDNKPFLTVDKDYNVYVSDPILGRVLEFTGDGTFLRTWGTYGIAASEIGVAGGLAVDPEGRVWVADSLNSRLMIFTLPELPIVDETNVDTETEEGQNLDNPFGEETQVEEETQVDVEPTN is encoded by the coding sequence ATGATGACTTCAAACACGAAAATTAATGCCTGGTTGGATCGGCCGGTTTTCTCATTTTGGCCGCGTTTCACAATTTACCACCTGATCGTTGCCCTGATCCTGATCACCACCGTCCTCAGCCGCTTCATCATGCTGGGTGACAGGACCATGAGCCACGACGAGACGAACCATGTGGTCCCCGCTTATGACTTCTATCAGGGCAACGGATACCTTTATGACCCAGTGACGCATGGTCCGCTGCAATTCCATCTACTCGCGCTATCCTACACGCTCTTTAGCGACAGTGACTTTTCAGCGCGGGTGCCGGATGCCGTTTTTGGCATCGCGGTGGTGGTGTTTGCAATATTTGCCTTCAAGCGCTATATTGGCCGGCTGGGTGGTCTAATTGCCGGTTTTCTCTTCACTATTTCACCCTACATTTCATATTATAGCCGCTATACCCGCAATGAGATTTATATCGTCTTTTGGGGCATGGCGCTGCTTTGGGGCATCCTGCGATACCTTGAACTGGGGAAAAAGCGGACGCTGATCTTCATCACGATCATCACCGCCCTGCATTTTACCGATAAAGCGACATCTTACATCTTCACCGCTGAACTGCTGATCTTCCTGGCGCTGGTTTTCGTCATCAGGCTCCTCTCAAAAGCCTGGAAGAAGGACCTCTTCAAGCTGTTATTTATCATCGCAGTTGGGCTCACCATAGTGTTCGGCCTGCTAGCCTTTGGGTTCGGATACACAGCCCTCTCCAACACCACTGACACTGACAGCGACATTGGCGTCTTGCTCAATGCGATCTCATTAACAACCCGAATTGAGATCGGCGTGTTTGGGGTACTGGCAATCGTCAGTCTGGTTGGCGCGGGGATCTTCCTGGTCAAAGGCCTCGGTTGGAAGGGTATCCGGGATGAGCGCACATTTGACCTGCTCATCCTGCAGGGGACCTTCGTACTGCCGCTGCTGGCCGCCCTCCCGATGGCGATCATCGGTCTCAACCCGCTGGACTATTCCAATCCCGGCATCCTCAACGCCCTTATGTTCCTGGTGCCGCTCTTCATCATTTCTGTGTTAATCGGCATTTGGTGGAACGGGAAAATCTGGCTGATCAACACCGGTATCTTCTGGGCTATTTTCATTTTGTTCTATACCACCCTGTTCACCCAGGGTGTCGGCTTCGCCAAGGGCTTGATGGGCGCGCTGGGCTACTGGCTGGCCCAACAAGGCGTCACCAGAGGCGGACAACCTAAATACTATTACGCCCTGATTCAAATTCCAATCTATGAATTCCTGCCAGCCTTTGGAACGATCATGGCCGCTATCATGGGCGCTTCTCTGAGCATCAAATCCCTGTTGAAGGGTAAAAAGGACCAAGAGGCGGATAGTGAGCCATTGGAATTTGAGACCGAGGTTGAAGAACCGGTCATTTCGGAAGAGCCTTTCCCAACCAAAGAAGAAAAGAGACAGTCCCGCCTGGTGGATAATGAGGGTGAGGAACGCAAACCACCCGTTTTGGCTTTATTGCTCTATTGGTCGGTGATGAGCCTGCTCGCTTTCAGCTTTGCCGGCGAAAGAATGCCCTGGCTGACTACCCATATCACCATGCCGATGATCCTGGCTTCAGGCTGGAGCTTCAGCCACTTGCTGGAGTCCTTCGAGTGGGACAAGTTCAAACGCTATCGCGGCTGGCTGGTCCTGCTGGCAGGAACGGTCTTCCTCCTGACCCTTTTCCAGACCTTCGGCAGCCTGCTGGGCGCCACGCCACCCTTCCAGGGCAACACCCTGACCGAACTCCAGGCAACCAGCACCTTCCTGATGGCAAGCGTTGGCATGATCGCCTCTGCTGTAGGCTTGGGCTTCCTTCTGAAAGACTGGAAGTTCAACCAGCTTGCTAAACTGGGGCTGATCATATTCGTCGGGATCCTTTCCATAATAACCATCCGCACTGCCTATCGGGCCAACTTCATCCTCTACAATACCGCTGAGGAATATCTGGTCTATGCCCATTCCACAGCCGACCCGAAGGAGGCCCTTGCCCAAATTGATGAGATCAGCAACCGGCTGACAGGCGGCAAGAACCTCGAAGTGGCCTATGACAATGACCTGCTCTATCCCTATTGGTGGTATTTCCGCGACTGGCCCAATAAACGCTATTACGCCGAGACGCCAACCAAGGATTTGCGTAACGCCCCGATCATCCTGGTCGGCTCGGATAACTACGGCAAGATTGAAGCCGTTGTCCAGGATAATTACGTTCAATATGATTACTTCCGCCTTTGGTGGCCGATGCAGGATTATTACAACCTGACCGTCAAAAGGGTCTGGAATGCCTTCACCGACCCACAAATGCGTTCTGCACTGTGGCAGATCTGGCTGAACAGGGATTATACGGAATATGCCGCCCTAAAGGGCAGTACATCCCTGACCCCCGAAACCTGGCAGCCCTCCGCTGGTTTCCGAATGTATATCCGCAAGGACGTTGTCTCGGAAATCTGGGAATACGGTGCAGCACCGGTCACCCTGGAGCCCTCCGTGGATCCCTATGAAGCGGGCACGATCACCCTGGATGCCGGCATGATCATCACTGGCAATGCGGATTATGCCCTTGATACCCCTCGTGACATCGCCTTTGCAGAAGACGGCACCTTCTATGTGACCGATTCCGCTAACAACCAGATCCTCCATCTTGACCAGGAAGGCAACCTGATCGATTCCTGGGGGAGCTTCGGCGCCAGCGATTTCAACCTGAATATTGCAGCCCCCGCTGGGACCTTTAGTGAGCCCTGGGGCATTGCAGTTGGCCCCGATGGTTCTGTTTATGTAGCAGATACCTGGAACCACCGAATCCAGAAATTCACCGCTGACGGCGAATTTATCACCATGTGGGGAGATTTCGGCGCAGCTGAAACCCTCTATTCCTTCTGGGGCCCCCGCGGCGTGGCTGTGGACGATGAAGGACGTGTTTTCATCACGGATACCGGCAATAAGCGGGTCGTGATTTTCGATAGTAATGGAAACGCCCTGACCTCCTTCGGCGGCGCCGGGCTGGAAGTCGGCCAGTTTGATGAACCGGTCGGTATTGATGTTGACGATCAGGGACGGGTCTATATCGCCGATACATGGAATGACCGCATACAGGTGATGATCCCGGATGGCGATTCACTCACCTATTCAACTAATATCGAATGGGAGATTGAAGGCTGGTACGGGGATTCGTTGGATAACAAACCCTTCCTGACGGTGGATAAGGACTACAACGTCTACGTCTCCGATCCCATCCTGGGACGTGTCCTCGAATTCACCGGGGACGGCACCTTCCTGCGGACCTGGGGCACCTATGGCATTGCAGCCTCCGAGATCGGCGTGGCTGGCGGCCTGGCTGTGGACCCTGAGGGCCGGGTGTGGGTGGCAGATTCACTCAACAGCCGCCTGATGATCTTCACCCTGCCGGAATTACCCATTGTGGATGAAACCAATGTGGACACCGAGACTGAGGAAGGCCAAAATCTCGACAATCCCTTTGGAGAAGAAACCCAGGTTGAAGAAGAAACCCAGGTGGATGTCGAACCGACCAATTGA
- the rplT gene encoding 50S ribosomal protein L20, which produces MARVKGGPSGYRRHKKILKLNKGYYGTKSKLFRRANEQYLKSQWYAYRDRRNRKRDLRKLWIARINAAARLNGTTYSKLIHGMREANINLNRKMLADLAVREPEAFSAVVEKAIK; this is translated from the coding sequence ATGGCACGTGTGAAAGGTGGCCCGTCTGGGTACAGGCGGCACAAAAAAATCTTAAAGCTCAACAAGGGCTATTACGGCACCAAGAGCAAGCTCTTCCGCCGGGCAAATGAGCAATACCTCAAGAGTCAATGGTATGCTTATCGCGACCGCCGGAATCGCAAACGGGACCTGCGCAAACTGTGGATTGCCCGTATCAATGCGGCAGCTCGTCTGAATGGCACAACCTACAGCAAGCTGATCCACGGCATGAGGGAAGCCAATATCAACCTCAATCGCAAGATGCTGGCTGACCTAGCTGTCCGGGAACCGGAAGCATTCTCTGCAGTCGTTGAAAAAGCGATTAAATAG
- a CDS encoding 50S ribosomal protein L35, translating to MPRKQKDGKFKMKTHKATSKRFKMTGSGVIMRTKIGKGHLRRRTSDRTKMMFEKMLPVKTRSLKKNVRRLAPYMGKKD from the coding sequence ATGCCACGCAAGCAAAAAGATGGCAAGTTCAAGATGAAGACCCATAAGGCGACTTCGAAACGATTCAAGATGACCGGTTCAGGCGTGATTATGCGCACCAAGATCGGTAAAGGACACCTTCGTCGTCGGACATCTGATCGAACTAAGATGATGTTTGAGAAGATGCTGCCGGTCAAGACCCGCAGTCTGAAGAAGAACGTCCGTCGTCTCGCACCTTATATGGGCAAAAAAGACTAA
- a CDS encoding translation initiation factor IF-3: MSNKDEYRINKQIRATKVRLIDENGDNVGVVSLRDALTKAEAAELDLVEVAPNADPPVARIMNFGKFLYEKEKKEREARKAQTKIEIKEIQLRPKTTDHHKGFKVRDARGWLQHGMKVRVTIRFRGREITYPELALEDLREIAEQLADVSDVEQAPKLEGRTMFMMLAPKK; encoded by the coding sequence ATAAGTAACAAAGACGAATATCGAATCAATAAACAGATCCGTGCCACAAAAGTTCGCTTGATCGATGAGAATGGTGACAATGTTGGTGTTGTGAGTTTACGGGATGCCCTGACCAAGGCGGAAGCTGCAGAGCTTGACCTGGTTGAGGTGGCCCCAAACGCCGACCCACCTGTCGCAAGGATCATGAACTTTGGTAAGTTCCTTTATGAGAAAGAAAAGAAGGAACGTGAAGCACGGAAAGCGCAGACCAAGATTGAGATTAAAGAGATTCAACTGCGCCCAAAGACAACCGACCACCATAAGGGCTTTAAAGTACGAGATGCCCGCGGGTGGCTTCAACATGGGATGAAGGTTCGTGTCACGATCCGCTTCCGTGGCCGGGAGATCACTTACCCGGAACTTGCCCTGGAAGATCTGAGAGAGATTGCAGAGCAGTTGGCGGATGTATCGGACGTCGAACAGGCCCCCAAATTGGAAGGCCGAACCATGTTCATGATGCTCGCACCGAAAAAGTAA
- a CDS encoding threonine--tRNA ligase: MLSPQWARVFCLKSAQHTSGRHSEWLPLKRNYPKEDKMAENEKYEESKLYKVRHSAAHVMAQAVLEKFPKGKVAIGPPIEDGFYYDFDLPRPLTPEDLEEIEERMREIIKNDSPFVREEVSADQAREIFADQPYKLELIEGLEKGGEDEHGNPSDEPQIISIYKDDTFVDLCRGPHLESTGKINPKSIKLMNVAGAYWRGDEKNPMLQRIYGTAWLSPKDLKQYLWRLEEAKKRDHRKLGRELDLYSVSDEVGAGLILWHPKGAMIRHLAERFWEDEHLSHGYDFVYTPHIGKAQLWETSGHLGFYAENMYSPIEIENQKYFLKPMNCPFHIEIYKSGIRSYRDLPLRYAEKGTVYRYERSGVMHGLMRVRGFTQDDAHHFVAPSQMPEEIDFVLSFSLHILRSFGFNDIKAYLSTRPEKSVGDVKMWEDAQEALEASLKRSGLPYDVDEGGGAFYGPKIDLKINDALGREWQLSTIQFDFNEPERFDMSYIDEDGQPHRPYMIHRALMGSVERFFGILIEHYGGAFPVWLSPIQVELIPIADRHNDFAYEVATDLKKAGLRVHVDDRSDRMNAKIRDAEKEKVPFMLIVGDREMEEGKVDVRRRSRERLGAMDVAAFKALALEDVANKVEG; this comes from the coding sequence ATGCTCTCGCCCCAGTGGGCGAGGGTTTTTTGTTTAAAATCTGCTCAACACACTTCCGGCCGTCATTCGGAATGGCTGCCGCTCAAAAGAAATTATCCGAAGGAGGATAAGATGGCTGAAAATGAAAAGTACGAAGAATCAAAATTATATAAAGTTCGACACTCCGCAGCGCATGTTATGGCCCAGGCCGTTTTGGAAAAATTCCCCAAGGGCAAGGTCGCCATTGGCCCACCGATTGAGGATGGGTTCTATTATGACTTTGACCTGCCCCGGCCACTGACCCCCGAAGACCTCGAAGAGATCGAGGAGCGGATGCGTGAGATCATCAAAAATGACAGCCCCTTCGTCCGCGAAGAGGTGTCCGCTGACCAGGCTCGTGAGATCTTTGCCGACCAGCCCTATAAGCTGGAGCTGATTGAAGGGCTGGAAAAGGGCGGCGAGGATGAACACGGCAACCCGAGCGACGAACCTCAGATCATTTCGATCTATAAGGACGATACATTTGTTGATCTCTGCCGCGGCCCCCATTTGGAGAGCACCGGTAAAATCAACCCGAAGTCCATCAAATTGATGAATGTGGCCGGCGCTTATTGGCGCGGTGATGAGAAAAATCCCATGCTTCAGCGCATCTATGGCACGGCCTGGCTTTCACCGAAAGACTTGAAGCAATATCTCTGGCGGCTGGAAGAGGCCAAGAAACGTGACCACCGGAAGCTGGGGCGTGAGCTGGACCTCTATAGCGTCAGCGATGAAGTTGGTGCAGGGCTGATCCTCTGGCATCCGAAAGGGGCCATGATCCGCCATCTTGCCGAACGGTTCTGGGAAGATGAGCACCTGAGCCACGGTTATGACTTTGTCTACACGCCACATATCGGTAAGGCGCAGCTTTGGGAAACGAGCGGGCACCTGGGCTTCTATGCTGAGAATATGTATTCACCGATTGAGATTGAAAACCAGAAGTACTTCCTCAAGCCGATGAACTGCCCGTTCCACATCGAAATTTATAAATCCGGCATTCGCTCCTACCGTGACCTGCCATTGCGCTATGCGGAAAAGGGGACGGTTTATCGCTATGAACGCAGCGGCGTGATGCACGGCCTGATGCGGGTGCGCGGCTTTACACAGGATGACGCCCATCACTTCGTGGCACCAAGCCAGATGCCCGAGGAAATCGATTTCGTGCTTTCCTTCAGCTTGCACATTCTGCGTTCCTTTGGCTTTAATGACATCAAGGCTTATCTGAGCACCCGCCCCGAGAAATCGGTTGGTGATGTCAAGATGTGGGAAGATGCCCAGGAAGCTCTGGAAGCCTCGTTGAAACGCTCCGGCCTGCCTTATGACGTGGATGAGGGCGGCGGCGCATTCTATGGGCCCAAGATTGACCTCAAGATCAATGACGCACTGGGACGTGAATGGCAGCTCTCAACGATCCAGTTCGATTTCAACGAACCGGAACGTTTCGATATGTCCTATATTGACGAAGACGGTCAACCCCACCGACCCTACATGATCCACCGGGCCCTGATGGGCAGCGTTGAACGCTTCTTCGGTATCCTTATCGAGCATTACGGCGGCGCATTCCCGGTCTGGTTGTCACCTATTCAAGTGGAACTCATTCCGATCGCCGACCGGCATAATGACTTTGCCTATGAAGTCGCTACTGATCTTAAAAAGGCCGGATTGCGGGTTCATGTGGATGACCGCAGTGACCGGATGAACGCTAAGATCCGGGACGCCGAGAAGGAAAAAGTGCCCTTCATGCTCATCGTGGGCGACCGCGAGATGGAAGAAGGAAAGGTGGATGTCCGCCGCCGAAGCCGGGAACGGCTGGGCGCGATGGATGTCGCCGCTTTCAAAGCCCTGGCACTGGAAGATGTCGCCAATAAGGTGGAAGGCTAA
- a CDS encoding alanine--glyoxylate aminotransferase family protein, giving the protein MSRMFVPGPVDVDPDVLEAQAKPMIPHRSKEFDEFFRGTEAKLKKVFLTETRVFQPPATGSGMQEAGIRNLVQKDVLSCVNGAFSERWYKVAVSNGKQADRLEATWGQAILPDQMADALKKKHYEAVTIVHNETSTGVENPLKELAQVIHEISPDTLILVDAVSSMGGVKVETDAWGLDFVLTSSQKCFAMPPGMSFAAVSDRALKKAETVDNRGWYFDLLLLEKHRVKNSTPMTPSISLIWALDAELNKMMAEGLENRYARHIAMAERVQKWAEEHGMPPLADKAYRSKTVSCIQNLPGIDFADFNAYLMTKDMRMANGYGDLKNKTFRIAHMGQTQMHHIDELLDAFETYLKEM; this is encoded by the coding sequence ATGTCTCGTATGTTTGTTCCGGGTCCAGTTGATGTCGATCCTGATGTCCTCGAAGCCCAGGCCAAGCCTATGATCCCTCACCGATCAAAGGAATTTGATGAATTCTTTCGTGGGACAGAAGCTAAACTGAAAAAAGTCTTTCTGACAGAAACACGTGTCTTCCAACCCCCAGCCACCGGCTCTGGGATGCAGGAAGCCGGGATCCGCAACCTGGTCCAAAAAGATGTCCTCTCATGCGTCAACGGCGCTTTTTCCGAACGCTGGTATAAAGTTGCCGTCAGCAATGGCAAACAGGCCGACCGCCTGGAAGCCACCTGGGGCCAGGCGATCCTCCCCGACCAAATGGCGGATGCCCTCAAGAAGAAACACTACGAAGCGGTCACCATCGTTCACAATGAAACCTCAACCGGTGTCGAGAATCCCTTGAAAGAACTCGCCCAGGTTATCCATGAGATCAGCCCCGACACGCTGATCCTGGTGGATGCCGTTTCCTCCATGGGCGGCGTCAAGGTCGAAACCGATGCCTGGGGACTGGATTTCGTGCTAACCTCCTCCCAGAAATGCTTCGCCATGCCGCCAGGGATGTCTTTTGCCGCCGTTTCGGACCGTGCGCTCAAGAAAGCCGAAACTGTTGACAACCGCGGCTGGTATTTCGACCTGCTGCTGTTGGAAAAACACCGCGTTAAGAATTCCACGCCCATGACCCCTTCAATTTCACTGATTTGGGCTTTGGACGCCGAATTGAACAAAATGATGGCAGAAGGTTTGGAAAATCGCTACGCCCGGCACATCGCCATGGCCGAACGGGTGCAGAAATGGGCCGAAGAGCACGGCATGCCGCCGCTGGCCGACAAAGCCTACCGCTCCAAGACCGTGTCCTGCATCCAGAATCTGCCTGGGATCGATTTTGCCGACTTCAACGCCTACCTGATGACCAAGGATATGCGCATGGCCAATGGTTACGGCGATCTGAAGAACAAGACCTTCCGCATCGCTCACATGGGCCAGACCCAAATGCACCACATTGACGAACTGCTGGATGCCTTTGAGACCTATCTAAAAGAAATGTAG
- a CDS encoding class I SAM-dependent RNA methyltransferase — translation MAETYQVTMEKLVYGGDCMGHLPDGRAVFVPFVLPGELVSVEIVEDKKRFAKGRAVSIVTPSPDRIDPRCPHFGICGGCQYQYLDYTKQLEAKQAVMLDQLQRIAKIENPPLQPIVPSPSPWNYRNYVQFHLGQKGELGYIAADGEHLLPISECHLPLDGIGTLWPQLELGEESGVFRLGMRQDSYEEIMLIMEGEDPKPPEFSEDIPVSAVYTPPDSRLTVLAGEDHLVFTLLDRNFQVSARSFFQVNTPIAEKMIQHVLDNLDFSSEPNAVELYAGAGLFSAFLAPRVGQLTAVESAGSSCHDFAVNLDEFDNVALYEAEAEEVIPALEGPVDILVMDPPRSGLAPEVHDALGKLLPRQIAYISCDPATLARDLKKILQKGYELISITPFDQFPQTGHIESVSILVLAGTPE, via the coding sequence ATGGCAGAGACCTATCAAGTGACAATGGAAAAACTGGTCTATGGCGGCGATTGTATGGGCCACCTGCCCGATGGGCGCGCAGTCTTCGTGCCTTTTGTCCTGCCAGGTGAACTGGTCTCAGTGGAGATCGTGGAGGATAAGAAGCGCTTCGCCAAAGGGCGGGCGGTGAGCATTGTCACACCTTCTCCTGACCGGATCGACCCCCGCTGCCCACATTTTGGGATCTGCGGCGGCTGCCAATATCAATATCTTGACTATACGAAGCAGCTGGAGGCCAAACAGGCGGTCATGCTTGACCAGCTTCAGCGCATCGCTAAAATCGAGAATCCACCCCTCCAGCCGATTGTGCCCTCCCCTTCGCCCTGGAATTATCGCAATTACGTGCAGTTCCACCTTGGCCAGAAAGGTGAACTGGGGTACATCGCCGCAGATGGCGAACACCTGCTGCCGATCTCAGAATGCCACCTCCCCCTGGATGGGATTGGAACCCTCTGGCCGCAGCTCGAACTCGGTGAAGAATCGGGCGTTTTCCGGCTGGGCATGCGTCAGGATTCCTATGAAGAGATCATGCTGATTATGGAAGGTGAAGACCCCAAGCCGCCCGAGTTCAGCGAAGATATCCCCGTCTCGGCCGTTTACACCCCACCCGATTCCCGGCTGACCGTCCTGGCAGGTGAAGATCACCTGGTGTTCACGCTGCTGGACCGCAATTTCCAGGTCTCAGCCCGTTCCTTCTTCCAGGTCAACACCCCCATTGCCGAGAAAATGATCCAGCACGTCCTGGATAACCTGGACTTCTCCAGCGAGCCTAACGCCGTGGAACTTTATGCCGGCGCAGGTTTGTTCAGCGCCTTCTTGGCTCCCCGTGTGGGGCAATTAACTGCCGTGGAAAGCGCTGGTTCCTCCTGTCATGACTTCGCTGTGAATCTGGATGAATTTGACAATGTGGCGCTCTACGAAGCCGAAGCGGAAGAAGTCATCCCCGCCCTGGAAGGGCCCGTGGATATCCTGGTGATGGATCCACCCCGGTCAGGGCTGGCCCCCGAAGTACATGATGCCCTCGGCAAGCTCCTCCCCCGCCAGATCGCCTATATCTCCTGTGACCCCGCCACTCTGGCCCGTGACCTCAAGAAGATCCTGCAAAAAGGTTACGAGCTGATCTCCATCACACCTTTCGATCAGTTCCCCCAGACCGGGCATATCGAGAGCGTCTCAATCCTGGTGCTGGCCGGTACCCCAGAATAA
- a CDS encoding alpha/beta hydrolase, whose translation MAKNRKSTQTPIPIFKSDEGRQLILSFYDQLLAHFNFEYREQYIDTPFGSTYILESGAEGLPPLFLFHGSSSNSAAWFADIEKLAKDFHIYAVDLIGDAGHSAETRLDMKTEAYAEWVRAIFDSLGIENASIMGNSLGGWMGLKFASVYPEKVEKLVLLAPSGIAPVRLAFILQLILFSLRGRKGGEAITRMVYGEDEIPQAVLDYIQVISANYSPYTGEVPVLSDSEMARINMPLLYIAGEDDQLTNVPKCVKRLNHLLPQSKVVVVENTGHVIYNVLDYVIPFLQG comes from the coding sequence ATGGCGAAGAATAGAAAGTCCACCCAAACACCGATTCCGATTTTTAAATCCGATGAGGGCCGTCAATTGATTCTGAGTTTCTACGATCAGTTGTTGGCACACTTCAATTTTGAATATCGAGAGCAATATATCGACACGCCTTTTGGCTCAACCTATATTCTGGAATCCGGTGCGGAAGGTCTACCGCCGCTCTTCCTCTTTCATGGGTCTTCCAGTAACAGCGCGGCCTGGTTTGCCGATATCGAGAAACTGGCTAAGGATTTCCATATCTATGCCGTGGACCTGATCGGGGATGCCGGCCACAGTGCGGAGACCCGTCTGGATATGAAGACGGAGGCCTATGCTGAGTGGGTCAGGGCGATATTTGACAGCCTGGGGATTGAGAATGCCTCAATCATGGGCAATTCACTGGGTGGCTGGATGGGCTTGAAATTCGCGTCGGTCTACCCTGAAAAGGTTGAAAAGCTGGTTCTATTGGCCCCCTCCGGCATAGCCCCTGTCCGGCTAGCTTTTATCCTTCAATTGATATTGTTCAGCTTGCGTGGGAGAAAAGGCGGGGAGGCAATTACCCGCATGGTGTATGGCGAGGACGAAATCCCCCAGGCCGTCCTAGACTATATTCAAGTTATCTCAGCTAACTATAGTCCTTACACCGGTGAAGTACCTGTTTTGAGTGATTCTGAGATGGCCAGGATAAATATGCCCCTGCTCTATATTGCGGGCGAGGATGACCAGCTGACGAATGTACCGAAGTGCGTAAAGCGGCTCAACCACTTATTGCCTCAATCCAAGGTTGTGGTGGTCGAAAACACCGGACATGTGATTTACAATGTCCTTGATTATGTAATCCCATTTTTGCAGGGATAG
- a CDS encoding helix-turn-helix domain-containing protein has protein sequence MVEKYYTVEQIAEIINLHPKTIQRYIREGRLNAQKVGKAWRVSGHDLSVFLEEDQNGTSVTEATPGLQAIVGAARNEITVSAVIDIPVKNSAEAVQVVNWMSASLNSQSPEYGYKSFSSQYIDPEKKIRIMLWGSPALVERILHFISDIDLN, from the coding sequence ATGGTTGAGAAATACTACACGGTGGAGCAGATTGCTGAGATCATCAACCTCCATCCAAAGACGATCCAGCGGTATATCCGCGAGGGGCGGCTGAATGCCCAAAAAGTCGGGAAAGCCTGGCGGGTGTCAGGCCATGACCTGAGTGTGTTCCTCGAAGAAGATCAGAACGGCACTTCGGTGACAGAAGCTACGCCAGGGCTGCAAGCGATTGTTGGGGCGGCCAGGAACGAGATCACTGTCTCGGCGGTGATTGATATCCCCGTCAAGAATTCCGCCGAAGCCGTTCAGGTTGTCAATTGGATGTCGGCATCTCTGAATTCCCAGTCGCCGGAATATGGATACAAATCTTTTTCATCCCAGTATATTGATCCGGAGAAGAAGATCCGCATCATGCTTTGGGGAAGTCCGGCTTTAGTTGAGCGCATATTACATTTTATTTCTGACATTGATTTGAATTAA